The DNA segment AGCGTCGTGGCCATCACGATGGCGACCGCAAGCCAGAGGAGCGTTAGTACGGTTCGTTGACGACTGTCCATACCGTTGCTTCTAGGTGAATGTATAAGACTGATACGTCTGGCGCTCGCAGTTCTCGTATGACCGAATGGCTCCGAATCGGCGGGCTCGCCCTGCTGGCGCTTATCGCACTCTGGGTCGTCCTCGAGATCGTGTCGCTGGTGCTTGGCTTTCTCACCTGGGCCATTAGCCTCCTCGTCTCTATCGTGATCGTCGCCCTGTTGCTGGCTGGGGCTTACTATTTGTTGACCGACGTCCTCGGTGTCGACCTCGGGATCTAATCGCTCGAGTAGACGTTTCGATTCTGTCGAACGGTTGCACTCATCTTTCGAAGGTTGAGATTGAGAATTTTCTGCAGCAAATTTGCTGGTTGACTATCGAGAACAGCGGGTATGCCTCGCTCACCGGGTAGTCGTCGAAAAACGCCGAGAGGGAGATTTGAACTCCCGTGTCCGTGGGGACAGCAGATTTCGAATCTGCCGCCTTGGCCGGGCTAGGCTATCTCGGCTCACCTCACAGTACCAGGGTTATGATTTTAGCCGTTTCGGTTCGTCGCCTCCGTGTGGGTGACCCACGTAGCGGTCCTCCCTCGAGCCAGTCTGTCAAATTCGATCGCGACGATGACGCCACAAACGTGACAGAAACAGAAGAAATATGGCCGGCCATCTCGAGTCACCGCCCATGGACGTCACTCAGGCGAGCGAGGAGTGTGAAGCGGTCCTCGATGCCATCAGCGAAGCGGTTATCTCCGAACGAGAATTCCTCGAGACCGTGTTACTCGGCGTCGTCGGCCGTGGACACGTCCTCTTAGAAGAAGTACCCGGGACCGGGAAAACGCTGACTGCACGCAGTTTTGCCAGCGCGCTCGGGCTCTCGTTCTCTCGGATTCAGTTCACGCCCGATCTGTTGCCCGCCGACGTCACCGGAACGCACATTTTCAACGAACAGGATCGGTCGTTCGAGTTCAACGAAGGGCCGATTTTCGCCAACATCGTCCTCGCCGACGAAATCAACCGTGCTCCGCCGAAAACCCAGGCGGCGCTGCTCGAGGCGATGGAAGAAGGCCAGGTGACGACCGACGGCGAAACCCGTCAGCTCCCACAGCCGTTTTTCGTCATCGCCACGCAGAACCCGGTCGAACAGGAAGGAACCTTCCCGCTGCCCGAAGCGCAGGTCGACCGATTCCTCGTCAAAACCTCGATGGGATATCCGGACGAACTCGGCGAGGTCGAACTCCTTAGACGTCGAGCTGCCCGCGACGAGATGAGCCCGAGTGTCGACACCGTGTTCGAACCCGAACACGTCGAAGCCCTTCGACAGGTCCCCGAATCCATCACTGTCGACGAGGACCTCCTCGAGTACGTCGTCGCACTGGCTCGAGAGACTCGAAACGATGGCCGCGTCTCCGTCGGCGTCTCTCCCCGTGGGACACAGCGCCTGTTCGAAGCCGCTCGAGCGTATGCGACGCTCT comes from the Natronosalvus amylolyticus genome and includes:
- a CDS encoding AAA family ATPase; translation: MDVTQASEECEAVLDAISEAVISEREFLETVLLGVVGRGHVLLEEVPGTGKTLTARSFASALGLSFSRIQFTPDLLPADVTGTHIFNEQDRSFEFNEGPIFANIVLADEINRAPPKTQAALLEAMEEGQVTTDGETRQLPQPFFVIATQNPVEQEGTFPLPEAQVDRFLVKTSMGYPDELGEVELLRRRAARDEMSPSVDTVFEPEHVEALRQVPESITVDEDLLEYVVALARETRNDGRVSVGVSPRGTQRLFEAARAYATLSGREYVTPDDIKRVAQPVMAHRLVLTPDATVNEVKKSQIVDAVLDSVPVPTVD